The proteins below are encoded in one region of Candidatus Saccharimonadales bacterium:
- the purB gene encoding adenylosuccinate lyase — translation MMLERYTLPEMGQHFTDVAIWDACRDVELAAVRARVLLGLNSDEDVAAILQRTPVITPAVVDRIKERERTTDHDVAAFVDIMQEDIASPDSRWFHYGLTAADVTDTALGLRLTRASDLLIEVGEKLLATMCARAREFRYTPTAGQTHGQQAEIITFGVRLSNWAMMIERALSTLRLAREEIAVGTLSGPCGTYTNVDPEIEGAVCLALGLQPIMATQVIPRDLHANLTYACARLANSIAQFSFNTRIMATSQYGEVQEKTRPGQKGSTSMPHKRNPIKTEQFTGLAREFHGYLVTALQDVVLLFERDISHSAPERIFLADAMILAHYVTVKAEQVLADLIVKTDRMELNIEGGLELMYTQTVLNALMDGGMERDQAYRIIQMLSFKAIDENRPLRAILEEEQVGGLSPARLDDIFDQGQMLRYCDLIIDQLPR, via the coding sequence ATGATGCTAGAACGCTACACCTTGCCCGAAATGGGCCAACACTTCACCGACGTGGCGATATGGGATGCATGTAGGGACGTCGAGTTGGCCGCTGTTAGGGCCCGAGTCTTGTTGGGTCTAAATAGCGATGAGGACGTCGCAGCCATCTTGCAACGAACGCCGGTCATCACGCCAGCAGTAGTTGATCGAATAAAAGAACGCGAAAGGACTACCGATCACGACGTCGCGGCCTTCGTGGACATAATGCAAGAGGACATCGCTTCGCCGGACTCACGTTGGTTTCATTACGGCCTAACAGCGGCCGATGTCACGGATACGGCGCTTGGCTTGCGTCTAACCCGGGCGTCCGATTTGTTGATCGAAGTCGGCGAAAAGCTGCTTGCGACTATGTGCGCTAGAGCGCGCGAATTCCGCTATACGCCTACGGCCGGGCAGACCCACGGCCAGCAAGCCGAGATCATCACCTTCGGGGTGCGTCTATCTAACTGGGCAATGATGATTGAAAGGGCTCTTTCGACCCTGAGGCTGGCTCGTGAGGAGATCGCCGTCGGCACTCTAAGTGGGCCTTGCGGAACCTACACCAACGTCGATCCAGAGATTGAGGGTGCCGTTTGCCTGGCTTTGGGGCTGCAGCCAATCATGGCTACCCAGGTGATCCCACGCGATTTGCACGCCAACCTCACCTATGCCTGCGCTCGCTTGGCCAATTCGATCGCCCAGTTCTCCTTCAACACTCGGATCATGGCCACATCCCAGTACGGAGAGGTTCAAGAAAAGACACGGCCGGGGCAAAAGGGTAGCACATCCATGCCGCACAAGCGTAACCCAATCAAAACCGAGCAATTCACTGGGTTGGCGCGCGAATTTCATGGGTATTTAGTGACGGCTCTGCAAGATGTGGTACTCCTGTTTGAACGCGACATCTCCCACAGCGCACCAGAGCGCATCTTCCTTGCCGATGCCATGATCCTGGCTCACTACGTGACGGTCAAGGCCGAGCAAGTGCTGGCCGATCTGATCGTTAAGACAGACCGCATGGAACTCAACATTGAGGGCGGACTAGAGCTGATGTACACCCAGACGGTCCTAAATGCCCTGATGGACGGCGGGATGGAGCGCGACCAGGCCTACCGCATAATTCAGATGCTGTCGTTTAAGGCTATAGACGAGAATCGGCCATTGCGGGCAATTCTGGAAGAGGAGCAAGTCGGCGGTCTGTCGCCTGCCCGGCTAGACGATATCTTCGACCAAGGGCAGATGTTGCGATACTGCGACCTGATCATCGATCAGTTGCCTCGATAG
- a CDS encoding VOC family protein has protein sequence MQAQAAFSGFSVDDMAKAKEFYVSTLGLKLIDEVMGLRLALPGGSGEVYIYQKDDHRPATFTILNFVVSDIDAAVAELARQGVKFEHYEGMTDEAGIARGIAAHQGPDIAWFKDPAGNILAVLHNEA, from the coding sequence ATGCAAGCTCAAGCAGCCTTTAGCGGCTTTTCGGTTGATGATATGGCCAAAGCCAAAGAGTTTTATGTTAGTACCTTGGGCCTTAAACTAATCGATGAGGTCATGGGCCTTAGACTAGCTTTGCCGGGCGGCAGTGGGGAAGTCTATATTTATCAAAAAGATGATCACAGGCCAGCGACGTTTACGATTTTGAACTTTGTCGTTAGCGATATTGATGCTGCCGTGGCCGAGTTAGCGAGACAAGGGGTTAAGTTTGAACATTATGAGGGTATGACGGATGAGGCTGGCATAGCTCGAGGTATTGCGGCCCATCAAGGTCCAGACATTGCCTGGTTCAAGGATCCGGCTGGCAACATTTTGGCGGTGCTGCACAACGAAGCCTAA
- a CDS encoding VOC family protein, producing MSKITPHLWFDAQAEEAAKFYASIFPNSKVGAVSRYGKEGQEVHGMPEGTAMTVEFTLAGQDFLALNGGPHFKFSEAISFVVSCNDQAEVDHYWEALSAVPESEQCGWCKDKFGLSWQIVPKQLGQLMSDPDHEKAGRVMQVMLKMKKLVIKELEDAANQV from the coding sequence ATGTCCAAAATTACACCGCACCTCTGGTTTGACGCCCAAGCTGAAGAAGCCGCCAAGTTCTACGCTTCAATTTTTCCGAATTCCAAAGTTGGCGCCGTTAGCCGGTATGGCAAAGAAGGCCAAGAGGTTCATGGTATGCCAGAGGGCACGGCCATGACGGTTGAATTTACTTTAGCAGGGCAAGACTTCCTGGCTCTAAATGGGGGACCGCACTTTAAATTTAGCGAGGCCATTTCATTTGTGGTTAGCTGCAACGACCAAGCTGAGGTCGATCATTACTGGGAGGCCCTCTCGGCCGTTCCAGAATCCGAGCAGTGTGGTTGGTGTAAGGACAAGTTCGGCTTGAGTTGGCAGATTGTGCCCAAGCAATTAGGCCAACTGATGAGCGATCCTGACCACGAAAAAGCTGGTCGCGTCATGCAGGTTATGTTAAAAATGAAGAAGTTGGTAATTAAAGAATTAGAAGACGCTGCCAATCAAGTTTAG